In Deltaproteobacteria bacterium, a genomic segment contains:
- a CDS encoding DUF542 domain-containing protein: MVTITGDMVINEVIKKYPATIKVFNDYRVDSCCGGGAPIEVTARRDGVDVDGLVRALNAAVEGPQAGAALKK; encoded by the coding sequence ATGGTAACGATCACCGGCGACATGGTCATCAACGAGGTCATCAAGAAATACCCCGCGACGATCAAGGTCTTCAATGACTACCGGGTGGACTCCTGCTGCGGCGGTGGGGCGCCGATCGAGGTGACGGCCCGTAGGGACGGCGTCGACGTCGACGGGTTGGTCCGGGCCCTGAACGCAGCGGTGGAGGGTCCGCAGGCGGGGGCTGCGCTAAAGAAGTAG
- a CDS encoding cupin domain-containing protein: MHDALKEAQFSPDRPVSRLLHDAPEMRVVVFGLEAGQEVPPHTVPVRVLMHVLQGKGVFLTGKGEEPAYPGAFAVTEPNEPHGLKAAERTVMLAVIAPRP; this comes from the coding sequence ATGCACGATGCCCTGAAGGAAGCGCAGTTCTCTCCGGACCGGCCGGTTTCCCGCCTGCTGCACGACGCGCCGGAGATGCGGGTCGTCGTCTTCGGCCTCGAGGCGGGGCAGGAGGTCCCTCCGCACACCGTCCCCGTCCGGGTCCTGATGCACGTCCTCCAGGGGAAAGGGGTCTTCCTGACGGGGAAGGGGGAGGAGCCGGCGTACCCGGGCGCGTTCGCGGTCACGGAGCCGAACGAACCGCATGGGCTGAAGGCGGCGGAGCGGACCGTGATGCTCGCGGTCATCGCTCCGCGTCCATAG
- a CDS encoding HgcAB-associated protein, which produces MKRKAKGEPCCATPSFGGCKVESLVTVDDRGQMVLPKDLRDRAGIKGGDKLAVIGWEKEGKVCCLSLIRVEELSTMVKGVLGPLMGDLLPNG; this is translated from the coding sequence ATGAAGAGGAAGGCGAAGGGCGAACCGTGTTGCGCGACGCCGTCGTTCGGCGGCTGCAAGGTGGAATCGCTGGTGACGGTGGACGACCGGGGACAGATGGTCCTCCCAAAGGACCTGCGCGATAGGGCGGGGATCAAGGGCGGCGACAAGCTGGCGGTCATCGGCTGGGAAAAAGAGGGGAAGGTGTGCTGCCTCTCGCTGATCCGGGTGGAGGAGCTCAGCACGATGGTCAAGGGAGTGCTCGGCCCCTTGATGGGGGACCTGCTCCCGAATGGGTGA